A stretch of Planococcus citri chromosome 5, ihPlaCitr1.1, whole genome shotgun sequence DNA encodes these proteins:
- the LOC135848597 gene encoding cytochrome P450 4C1-like, with product MMHPDDISSKLIYYTEKYGSRYRLWIGQKLSIVLADASDIEIALMGNKFLNKGNDFHELFGRAFKNSTMSGEGNDWKKSRKILQHSLKTNVLNDYIGVMNEETEKLIKELSAKAKTMEIFEISDYLARAPFNIICKTLCDLEGDLISKEQFSAFKTAIEEFLGESFHLMFYPKLIRKIKERFNGEKNKTLIRDMEIVYKKVMLEGKLNTCGNDENHGDDGSSARFIRYLLNDDFSDEDKKAEIVTYSIGGSETLNLTLCFVLLTLGMHNNIQDKVYKEQERIFGDSDREVTADDVKQMDYLEQVLKEVMRLFPLVPFFFRTAQEDVALGDITLPANTELIFNVTAVHNNPKYFPNPETFDPEHFSKERCENLPKGCYLPFTIGPRNCIGKAFAMYEMKIVCSIILRKFRIHSSMKQEDIKLQYSFVLTSANGFKVSISERKK from the exons ATGATGCATCCggatg ATATATCGTCCAAGTTGATATACTATACTGAAAAATATGGATCGAGGTATCGCCTTTGGATAGGCCAGAAACTTTCCATAGTTTTAGCAGATGCTTCGGAtatcgag ATCGCTCTCATGGGAAATAAATTCCTAAATAAAGGAAACGATTTTCACGAACTGTTCGGCAGAGCTTTCAAAAATAGTACAATGAGCGGcgaag gaAACGACTGGAAGAAAAGCAGGAAGATCCTTCAACATTCTCTAAAAACAAACGTGTTGAATGATTATATCGGAGTCATGAacgaagaaactgaaaaattgataaaggaACTCTCGGCCAAAGCAAAAacgatggaaattttcgaaatcagcGATTACCTTGCTCGAGCACCTTTTAATATAATTTGCA AAACTTTGTGCGATTTAGAAGGCGATCTCATATCCAAAGAACAATTTTCAGCGTTCAAAACTGCAATAGAAGA gTTTCTCGGAGAATCCTTCCATTTAATGTTTTATCCAAAattaatcagaaaaattaaagagCGAtttaatggggaaaaaaataaaactctaATCAGGGATATGGAAATAGTGTATAAAAAA GTAATGCTTGAAGGAAAACTAAACACAtgtggaaatgatgaaaatcatg GTGATGACGGAAGCAGCGCTCGATTTATTAGATACCTTCTCAACGATGATTTCTCTGATGAAgataaaaaagctgaaattgttACCTATTCTATTGgt GGATCAGAAACTTTGAACCTCACCCTATGTTTCGTTTTACTCACGTTGGGAATGCATAACAATATACAG GATAAAGTATATAAAGAACAAGAACGTATTTTTGGAGATAGTGACAGAGAAGTTACAGCAGACGACGTTAAACAGATGGATTATTTGGAACAAGTGTTAAAAGAGGTGATGCGTTTGTTTCCGTTGGTTCCTTTTTTCTTTCGCACTGCTCAAGAAGATGTTGCTTTAG GCGATATTACTCTGCCAGCTAATAccgaattgattttcaatgtcACTGCAGTCCATAAtaatccaaaatatttcccgaATCCTGAGACCTTTGATCCCGaacatttttcgaaagaaaGATGTGAAAATTTGCCCAAAGGATGTTACTTACCGTTCACCATTGGACCAAGAaactgtatag GTAAAGCTTTCGCAATGTACGAGATGAAAATCGTTTGCAGTataatattgagaaaatttcgtaTTCACTCATCGATGAAACAGGAAGATATCAAATTACAATATTCTTTTGTATTGACCAGTGCGAACGGTTTCAAAGTATCGATCAGTGAAAGGAAGAAATAA
- the LOC135848598 gene encoding 46 kDa FK506-binding nuclear protein-like, translating into MFWGLVLKPEKTYSSVVRKSFHLSMAALDSTSYEHDDPSTQIYPVLVKVDGVQFIVCNLSQSALQVNLDLVFKRGSNITFSTSGQATIHLTGYRIKDDFTYDYPGYVRNEFSESSKRKESIEARRAALERRLMVTYSSTDDSSGDSSTNSSDNPNEDRRTVLERRLMVTYSSTDDSSGDSSTNSSHNSYYSDVGKWRTALKQRFLQTGKLRKKSFSKK; encoded by the exons ATGTTTTGGG GTTTAGTTTTGAAACCGGAGAAAACTTATTCGTCCGTCGTCAGAAAATCATTCCATTTGTCAATGGCAGCCCTAGACTCTACATCTTACGAGCACGACGATCCAAGTACCCAAATTTATCCTGTATTGGTCAAAGTTGATGGAGTCCAATTCATTGTATGCAATCTATCACAGTCTGCTCTGCAAGTAAACTTGGATTTGGTCTTCAAAAGAGGTTCCAATATTACTTTTTCCACGAGTGGTCAAGCAACCATACACTTGACAG GATATCGTATAAAAGACGATTTCACCTATGACTACCCTGGTTACGTACGTaatgaattttctgaaagttCGAAAA GAAAGGAATCGATTGAAGCCAGAAGAGCGGCTCTAGAACGAAGACTCATGGTGACTTATTCCTCCACTGATGATTCTTCTGGTGACAGTTCGACCAATTCTAGCGATAATCCGAATGAAGACAGAAGAACGGTTCTAGAACGAAGACTCATGGTGACTTATTCCTCCACTGATGATTCTTCTGGTGACAGTTCGACCAATTCTAGCCATAATTCTTATTATAGTGATGTAGGCAAGTGGAGAACTGCCCTCAAGCAAAGATTTCTCCAAACTGGCAAACTTcgaaaaaa atcattttcaaaaaaatga